One window from the genome of Gimesia aquarii encodes:
- the flhF gene encoding flagellar biosynthesis protein FlhF yields the protein MSDVRTFKAESMQDALNLVRQEMGSDAVILQTKQIPGRKSLLPWSKSKEEYEITAGLGINVRTPSAVQKKTRSAGVRHRASNLKPVQSHSESAALPETSYQNTPSVRQNETPNTRHERNSFAPRGRFDQRAHQNPAPHNKFEQIQQRKTEHEPYDPTKQFEEKLNAIQEMLESLDRRTRSQHSTDVPTELFHIYTDLIDAEVDETIAHLLISRLKENSTPEQLKDVSASKSLLAAMIESQLASAPPIRPVSGQRKVVALVGPTGVGKTTTIAKLAANFRLRDNIKMGLVTVDTYRIAAVEQLRTYAEIIDLPMKVVSNPQEMQQALDEMVGLDLVLVDTAGRSPSDDLKIQELEQLFREVPIDEVSLVMSMTSSLRSLEAIAKRFQVANPTSMILTKLDEAPVMGGLLTLSQNTKLPIRYLTTGQDVPDDIEPANAARMARLILGEDRLL from the coding sequence ATGTCAGATGTTCGCACTTTTAAAGCGGAATCAATGCAGGACGCTTTGAACCTTGTTCGCCAAGAGATGGGCAGTGATGCTGTCATTTTGCAAACCAAACAGATTCCGGGGCGAAAAAGTCTACTGCCCTGGTCAAAATCTAAGGAAGAGTATGAAATCACAGCTGGGCTGGGTATTAATGTGCGGACACCTTCTGCAGTTCAGAAAAAGACGCGCTCTGCTGGAGTACGACACCGGGCATCTAATCTGAAACCGGTACAAAGTCATTCTGAATCAGCTGCGTTACCAGAAACCTCTTATCAGAATACACCCTCTGTCCGCCAGAATGAAACGCCAAATACTCGACATGAGCGTAATAGTTTTGCACCACGCGGGCGGTTTGATCAGCGGGCTCATCAGAATCCAGCGCCTCACAACAAGTTTGAACAGATTCAACAAAGAAAAACAGAACATGAACCCTACGACCCCACAAAACAATTTGAAGAAAAGCTGAATGCAATTCAAGAGATGCTGGAATCATTAGATCGACGTACCCGCTCTCAGCACTCAACAGATGTGCCTACTGAGCTGTTTCATATTTATACAGATCTGATTGATGCAGAAGTTGATGAAACTATTGCCCATCTATTGATTTCAAGACTCAAAGAGAATTCGACTCCTGAACAATTAAAGGATGTATCTGCCAGTAAATCGCTTTTGGCAGCTATGATTGAATCGCAGTTAGCAAGTGCACCACCGATTCGACCTGTTTCCGGTCAACGAAAAGTCGTGGCCTTAGTAGGACCAACGGGAGTCGGCAAAACAACGACGATTGCCAAACTGGCTGCTAATTTTCGGTTACGCGACAATATCAAGATGGGGCTCGTGACCGTAGATACCTATCGGATCGCTGCCGTCGAACAGTTACGTACATACGCTGAGATTATTGATCTTCCGATGAAAGTGGTCAGCAATCCTCAAGAGATGCAGCAAGCTTTGGATGAAATGGTTGGCTTGGATCTGGTTCTTGTAGATACAGCAGGGAGAAGTCCCAGTGATGATCTTAAAATTCAAGAGCTGGAACAATTATTTCGTGAAGTACCTATCGATGAAGTGTCACTGGTAATGAGTATGACCTCGAGTCTCAGAAGCCTGGAAGCCATTGCCAAACGATTTCAAGTTGCCAATCCCACGTCAATGATTCTGACCAAGCTCGATGAAGCCCCTGTGATGGGCGGTCTCCTTACACTAAGCCAGAATACAAAACTACCGATTCGATATCTGACGACAGGACAGGATGTGCCCGATGATATTGAGCCCGCGAATGCTGCCCGAATGGCACGTTTAATTTTGGGAGAAGATCGGTTGTTATGA
- a CDS encoding P-loop NTPase, whose product MAPTVNEFNLNHAEISSTVPSTAVQRQPFVSRGDQANVLRDLMDKRQPGIIENVKTSDCRTIAVCSGKGGVGKSITSLNLALALAQSGASVCLMDVNLALGNIDLLCRLNGYWNLSHVVSGARSLKEIQLQGPLGISVVTGASGLTDLADCSEAVRKDVLGQMQELEATHDYLILDNGTGIHRSIREFVISADDVLIVTTPEPTAIADAYATIKSLSTIESLEIQALINQCTSADQAENVFLQLKKTTELFLHAGLSLAGQIPHDMNVVQSVYDRDPFMLSHPGCPAAEAINRLSQHLIDQNKTKEHKCKQESYFPRLWRRLLGEAA is encoded by the coding sequence ATGGCTCCAACCGTCAACGAGTTCAATTTGAATCATGCTGAAATAAGTTCCACTGTCCCGTCAACTGCAGTGCAGCGACAACCTTTCGTATCGCGAGGAGATCAGGCGAATGTTCTGCGCGATTTAATGGATAAACGACAACCGGGGATCATTGAGAATGTGAAAACCAGTGATTGTCGTACGATTGCGGTTTGCAGCGGAAAAGGAGGCGTTGGTAAATCAATTACTTCCTTGAATCTGGCATTAGCATTGGCTCAGTCCGGAGCATCAGTTTGTCTGATGGACGTGAATCTGGCATTGGGTAATATTGATTTACTTTGTCGATTAAACGGTTATTGGAATCTGTCTCATGTTGTGAGTGGAGCGCGTTCTCTCAAAGAAATTCAATTACAAGGCCCATTAGGAATCAGTGTGGTAACAGGGGCCAGTGGACTAACAGATCTCGCGGATTGTTCAGAAGCAGTTCGCAAAGATGTACTGGGACAAATGCAGGAACTTGAGGCCACACACGATTATTTGATTTTAGATAATGGGACGGGTATTCATCGGAGTATTAGAGAGTTTGTCATTTCTGCCGATGATGTGTTGATTGTAACAACTCCTGAGCCAACGGCGATTGCCGATGCTTATGCTACGATCAAATCATTATCCACAATTGAGTCACTGGAAATACAAGCCCTCATCAATCAATGCACTTCTGCTGACCAGGCTGAAAACGTATTCCTACAATTAAAGAAAACAACCGAACTATTTTTACATGCTGGTTTAAGTCTGGCAGGTCAGATTCCCCATGACATGAATGTTGTCCAGTCTGTCTACGATCGGGACCCGTTTATGTTAAGCCATCCAGGTTGTCCTGCAGCAGAAGCAATCAATCGATTGTCCCAACATTTAATCGATCAGAATAAAACAAAAGAACATAAATGCAAACAAGAGTCTTACTTTCCGCGGCTTTGGAGGCGCTTGCTTGGTGAAGCCGCATAA
- a CDS encoding FliA/WhiG family RNA polymerase sigma factor, whose product MAIKASEEIAEIWKVFKQDQSNQELRNRLIEQYVPLVRYNAERVWAKLPEGVDLNDLISAGVFGLMDAINAFDLERGVKFETYCVPRIRGAMLDELRTMDWVPRLVRSKASKLEAARKAAEAEHGRPPADEEIAGKMQLSRKEFDKLKNEANAVGLVSLNKKWYETDSYKDVREVDILQDAKGEDPTKSIQKRDLMRLVTKGLNRNERLIIILYYYEELTMKEIGSTLGLSESRVSQMHSSIVNRLKEQLGRRRPEFA is encoded by the coding sequence ATGGCCATCAAAGCCAGTGAAGAAATCGCAGAAATCTGGAAGGTATTCAAGCAGGATCAATCCAACCAGGAGTTGCGTAATAGGCTAATCGAGCAATATGTTCCCTTAGTTCGTTATAATGCAGAGCGAGTATGGGCCAAGCTGCCTGAAGGGGTAGATTTGAACGACTTGATTTCGGCTGGTGTGTTTGGATTGATGGATGCGATTAATGCATTCGATCTGGAACGAGGAGTCAAGTTTGAAACTTACTGCGTGCCTCGAATCCGTGGTGCAATGTTAGACGAATTGCGTACGATGGACTGGGTGCCTCGTCTGGTTCGGAGTAAAGCCAGTAAGCTGGAAGCGGCTCGAAAAGCGGCTGAAGCAGAACATGGTCGTCCCCCGGCAGATGAAGAAATTGCAGGGAAAATGCAATTGTCGCGCAAAGAGTTCGACAAACTCAAAAATGAAGCGAACGCCGTCGGTCTGGTAAGCTTGAATAAAAAATGGTATGAAACCGACAGCTACAAAGATGTCCGTGAAGTGGATATTCTCCAGGATGCGAAGGGCGAAGATCCTACTAAAAGTATCCAGAAACGAGATCTAATGCGTTTGGTCACCAAAGGGTTGAACCGAAACGAACGTTTGATAATCATCCTTTATTACTATGAAGAATTGACGATGAAAGAGATTGGCAGCACTTTGGGGCTCTCTGAATCTCGTGTCAGTCAAATGCATTCCAGCATTGTCAACCGCTTGAAAGAACAGTTGGGTCGAAGACGTCCTGAGTTTGCTTAA
- a CDS encoding AAA family ATPase, with the protein MDVSQIEDYYHRSLTEVGKALMGQEDLVEGVLIALFCEGNVLIEGVPGLGKTLLVNALSRALSCQFKRIQFTPDLMPSDITGHSVYDMHEKTFTFNQGPLFTNLLLADEVNRAPAKTQSALLEAMQERQVSVDGNTYQLERPFLTIATQNPLEQEGTYPLPEAQLDRFMFKLIVDYPTQDQENEILNLYASGKDNRNLDSFGIEPVLNMETILAIQKRATEIIVEPSIIQYITSIVSRTRGWHTIEVGASPRASVNLLIGTRVLAACRGRDFVVPDDVKELSLPVIRHRIRLHPEAEIEGIDVDDVIREILESVEAPRQ; encoded by the coding sequence ATGGATGTTTCTCAAATCGAAGATTACTATCATCGCTCACTGACCGAAGTGGGAAAAGCGCTCATGGGTCAGGAAGATTTGGTGGAAGGAGTTTTGATTGCCTTATTTTGTGAAGGAAATGTACTGATCGAGGGTGTCCCCGGACTTGGTAAAACTCTCCTCGTGAACGCCCTCAGTCGTGCTTTATCTTGTCAGTTTAAACGTATTCAGTTCACACCTGATTTAATGCCTTCGGATATTACCGGGCATTCCGTGTACGACATGCATGAGAAAACTTTCACGTTCAACCAGGGGCCCTTGTTTACCAATCTGCTTCTGGCAGATGAAGTCAATCGCGCTCCTGCCAAAACACAGTCTGCGCTTCTGGAAGCGATGCAGGAACGGCAGGTATCCGTCGATGGAAATACATATCAGTTGGAACGTCCTTTTCTGACGATTGCCACTCAGAATCCTTTGGAACAGGAAGGAACGTATCCCCTGCCGGAGGCACAACTGGACCGGTTCATGTTCAAACTCATCGTGGACTATCCGACACAGGACCAGGAAAACGAGATCCTTAATTTGTATGCTAGCGGTAAAGATAATCGCAATCTCGATAGTTTTGGTATCGAGCCAGTTCTTAACATGGAAACAATTTTGGCCATACAGAAACGTGCGACAGAAATTATTGTAGAGCCTTCGATCATTCAATACATCACATCAATTGTCTCGCGTACGAGAGGCTGGCATACAATTGAAGTGGGAGCCAGTCCACGTGCCAGTGTGAACCTGCTGATTGGAACACGTGTGTTGGCTGCGTGCCGGGGACGAGATTTTGTTGTTCCCGATGATGTCAAAGAGCTGTCGTTACCTGTGATTCGCCATCGAATTCGTCTGCATCCCGAAGCGGAAATTGAGGGCATTGATGTCGATGATGTTATCCGGGAAATTCTGGAGAGTGTCGAGGCCCCTCGCCAATGA